The Neovison vison isolate M4711 chromosome 5, ASM_NN_V1, whole genome shotgun sequence genome includes a region encoding these proteins:
- the SREBF1 gene encoding sterol regulatory element-binding protein 1 isoform X4 encodes MDEPPFSEAALEQALAEPCELDAALLTDIEGEVGAVRRPAGQRPGRPEGAAGAGRGAMDCTFEDMLQLINNQDSDFPGLFDPPYAGGGAGSTGPASPDASTPGSLSPSPATMSSPLEGFLGGPKATPPPLSPPQPAPTSLKMYPSGPAFSPGPGIKEEPVPLTILQPPTPQPLPGSLLPQSFPAPAPPQFSSAPVLGYPSPTGGFSAGTPPGSTPQPLPGLPLASLPGVPPVSLHTQVQNAAPQQLLTATANPTAAPGTTTVTSQIQQVPVLLQPHFIKADSLLLTTMKTDMAATVKAAGISSLAPGTAVQTAPLQTLVSGGTILATVPLVVDAEKLPINRLAAGGKAPGSAQSRGEKRTAHNAIEKRYRSSINDKIVELKDLVVGTEAKLNKSAVLRKAIDYIRFLQQSNQKLKQENLSLRSAAHKSKSLKDLVSACGSGGNTDVPMEGMKPEVVDTLSPPPSDAGSPSQSSPLSLGGRSSGSGGSGSDSEPDSPVFEDSQVKPEQLLSPRSRGMLDRSRLALCALVFLCLSCNPLASLLGSWGLHSSSDVRSTYHGPGRNMLGAESRDSPGWAPWLLPPLVWLTNGLLVLVFLALLFVYGEPVTRPHSDPAVHFWRHRKQADLDLARGDFAQAAQQLWLALRALGRPLPTSHLDLACSLLWSLIRHLLQRLWVGRWLAGRAGGLHRDCALEADARASARDAALVYHKLHQLHTMGKYTGGHLAAANLALSALNLAECAGDAVSVATLAEIYVAAALRVKTSLPRALHFLTRFFLSSARQACLAQSGSVPLAMQWLCHPVGHRFFVDGDWAVCSTPRESLYSLAGNPVDPLARVTQLFREHLLERALNCVVQPSPSPGSADGDREFSDALGYLQLLNSCSDAAGAPACSFSISSSMATATGTDPVAKWWASLTAVVTHWLRRDEEAAERLYPVVEHLPRALQESERPLPRAALHSFKAARAVLGRGKAESGPASLAICEKASGYLQDSLATTPAGSSIDKAMQLFLCDLLLVARTSLWRRQQPPAPTQASQGPGPGAQASALELRGFQRDLSGLRRLAQSFRPAMRRVFLHEATARLMAGASPTRTHQLLDRSLRRRAGPCGKGAGAELEPRPTRREHAEALLLASCYLPPGFLSAPGQRVGMLAEAARTLEKLGDRRLLHDCQQMLMRLGGGTTVTSS; translated from the exons ATGGACGAGCCGCCCTTCAGCGAAGCGGCCTTGGAGCAGGCGCTGGCCGAGCCGTGCGAGCTGGACGCGGCCCTGCTGACCGACATCGAAG GTGAAGTCGGCGCGGTGCGGAGACCGGCAGGCCAGCGGCCGGGACGCCCCGAAGGGGCGGCGGGCGCGGGCCGGGGAGCCATGGATTGCACGTTCGAAG aCATGCTGCAGCTCATCAACAACCAAGACAGCGACTTCCCTGGCCTGTTTGACCCACCCTATGCTGGCGGCGGGGCAGGGAGCACAGGCCCTGCCAGTCCTGATGCCAGCACCCCGGGCAGCTTATCCCCATCTCCTGCCACAATGAGCTCCCCACTCGAAGGCTTCCTGGGGGGACCCAAGGCGACACCTCCACCCttgtcccctccccagcctgcacCCACCTCCCTGAAGATGTACCCCTCTGGGCCTGCCTTCTCCCCTGGGCCTGGTATCAAGGAGGAGCCAGTGCCGCTGACTATCCTGCAGCCTCCGACCCCGCAGCCCCTGCCGGGGTCCCTCCTGCCCCAGAGCTTCCCGGCCCCAGCTCCACCACAGTTCAGCTCTGCCCCTGTCTTGGGCTATCCCAGCCCCACGGGAGGCTTCTCTGCAG GGACCCCTCCAGGGAGCACCCCGCAGCCGCTGCCTGGCCTGCCACTGGCTTCCCTGCCAGGGGTCCCGCCCGTCTCCTTGCACACCCAGGTCCAGAACGCGGCCCCCCAGCAGCTGTTGACGGCCACAGCCAACCCCACGGCAGCCCCTGGAACAACCACGGTGACCTCGCAGATCCAGCAGGTCCCG GTCCTGCTGCAGCCACACTTCATCAAGGCAGACTCGCTGCTCCTGACGACCATGAAAACAGACATGGCAGCCACTGTGAAGGCGGCGGGTATCAGCTCCCTGGCCCCCGGCACTGCTGTGCAGACGGCGCCCTTGCAG ACCCTGGTGAGTGGAGGAACCATCCTAGCGACAGTGCCACTGGTAGTGGATGCCGAGAAGCTGCCCATCAACCGGCTGGCGGCTGGTGGCAAGGCACCGGGCTCTGCCCAGAGCCGTGGAGAGAAGCGCACGGCCCACAACGCCATTGAGAAGCGCTACCGTTCCTCCATCAACGACAAAATCGTCGAGCTCAAGGACCTGGTAGTGGGCACTGAGGCGAAG CTGAATAAGTCTGCCGTCTTGCGCAAGGCCATCGACTACATCCGCTTCCTACAACAGAGCAACCAGAAGCTCAAGCAAGAGAACCTGAGTCTCCGCTCTGCTGCCCACAAAAGCA AGTCTCTGAAGGATCTGGTCTCAGCCTGTGGCAGCGGAGGAAATACAGACGTGCCCATGGAGGGCATGAAGCCCGAGGTGGTAGACACACTGAGCCCGCCTCCCTCGGACGCTGGCTCGCCCTCTCAGAGCAGCCCATTGTCCCTCGGAGGCAGGAGTAGTGGCAGTGGCGGCAGTGGCAGTGACTCGGAGCCCGACAGCCCAGTCTTTGAGGACAGCCAG GTGAAGCCCGAGCAGCTGCTGTCCCCGCGCAGTCGGGGCATGCTGGACCGCTCCCGGCTGGCCCTGTGTGCACtcgtcttcctctgcctctcctgcaaCCCCTTGGCCTCCCTGCTGGGAAGCTGGGGTCTCCATAGCTCCTCAGATGTCCGCAGCACCTACCACGGTCCTGGCCGCAACATGCTGGGTGCTGAAAGCAGAG ACAGCCCTGGCTGGGCCCCATGGCTGCTGCCCCCACTGGTCTGGCTGACCAatgggctgctggtgctggtgTTTCTGGCGCTTCTCTTTGTCTATGGAGAACCAGTCACGCGGCCCCACTCGGACCCTGCCGTGCACTTCTGGAGGCATCGCAAGCAGGCTGACCTGGACCTGGCCCGG GGGGACTTTGCCCAAGCTGCCCAGCAGTTGTGGCTGGCCCTGCGGGCCCTGGGCCGCCCGCTACCCACCTCCCACCTGGACCTGGCCTGCAGCCTGCTCTGGAGCCTTATCCGCCACCTGCTGCAGCGCCTCTGGGTGGGCCGCTGGCTGGCTGGCCGCGCTGGGGGCCTGCACAGGGACTGTGCCCTGGAGGCGGACGCCCGCGCCAGCGCCCGGGACGCCGCGCTTGTCTACCACAAGCTGCACCAGCTGCACACCATGG GGAAGTACACGGGCGGGCACCTCGCTGCTGCCAACCTGGCCCTGAGCGCCCTGAACCTGGCAGAATGTGCAGGGGACGCCGTGTCCGTGGCCACGCTGGCCGAGATATATGTGGCCGCCGCGCTGAGGGTCAAGACCAGTCTCCCACGGGCCTTGCATTTTCTGACA cgcTTCTTCCTGAGTAGTGCCCGCCAGgcctgcctggcacagagcggCTCGGTGCCTCTTGCCATGCAGTGGCTGTGCCACCCCGTGGGCCACCGTTTCTTCGTGGACGGGGACTGGGCCGTGTGCAGCACCCCGAGGGAGAGCCTGTACAGCTTGGCCGGCAACCCAG TGGACCCATTGGCCCGGGTGACTCAGCTGTTCCGCGAGCATCTCCTGGAGCGAGCACTGAATTGTGTTGTTCAGCCCAGTCCCAGCCCTGGATCAGCTGATGGAGACAG GGAGTTCTCCGATGCCCTGGGGTACCTCCAGCTGCTCAACAGCTGTTCTGATGCCGCTGGGGCTCCGGcctgcagcttctccatcagctCCAGCATGGCCACTGCCACCG GCACAGACCCTGTGGCCAAGTGGTGGGCCTCCCTGACAGCTGTGGTGACCCACTGGCTGCGACGCGATGAGGAGGCAGCCGAGCGGCTATACCCGGTGGTGGAGCACCTGCCCCGTGCCCTGCAGGAGTCTGA GAGACCcctgcccagggcagctctgcaCTCCTTCAAGGCTGCCCGGGCTGTGCTGGGCCGCGGGAAAGCAGAATCTGGCCCAGCTAGCCTGGCCATCTGTGAGAAGGCCAGTGGGTACCTGCAGGACAGCCTGGCCACCACCCCAGCTGGCAGCTCCATCGACAAG gccATGCAACTGTTCCTGTGTGACTTGCTCCTGGTGGCACGAACTAGCCTGTGGCGGCGCCAGCAGCCGCCTGCTCCCACCCAGGCCTCACAgggcccgggccctggggccCAGGCCTCCGCCCTCGAACTGCGTGGCTTCCAACGGGACCTGAGTGGCTTGAGGCGTCTGGCACAAAGTTTCCGGCCTGCCATGCGGAGG GTGTTCCTGCATGAGGCCACAGCCCGGCTGATGGCGGGGGCCAGCCCCACGAGGACACACCAGCTCCTGGACCGCAGTCTGCGGAGGAGGGCAGGACCCTGTGGTAAAG GTGCAGGGGCGGAGCTGGAACCGAGACCCACGCGGCGGGAGCACGCTGAGGCTCTACTGCTGGCCTCCTGCTACTTGCCTCCCGGCTTCCTGTCGGCGCCGGGGCAGCGCGTGGGCATGCTGGCCGAGGCGGCGCGGACGCTCGAGAAGCTCGGCGATCGCCGCCTGCTGCACGACTGCCAGCAAATGCTCATGCGCCTGGGCGGCGGGACCACTGTCACCTCCAGCTAG